The following proteins come from a genomic window of Rutidosis leptorrhynchoides isolate AG116_Rl617_1_P2 chromosome 10, CSIRO_AGI_Rlap_v1, whole genome shotgun sequence:
- the LOC139871783 gene encoding protein SUPPRESSOR OF GENE SILENCING 3-like, which produces MSSKKGGVQSKKGKTVASGSDFNVDQLNQAVHDVNLDSNQDGGWEVISKKNKNKPGNNGAPKQYQAPKANVWGQPESQRPAGRGNGQVRPQNNAWGPQTGGRGGGSINYAASNVIQPPLQSGWNWNSRPANAWQLGNDAGRRVNVPAPVPVTQPVEDVEDDNDDDNEELDESDDDDLHSDEYEYDSDEPKSHDEKKKNKWYYDFFETLDTLTLEQISEPTRQWHCPACKNGPGAIDWYKNLQSLATHAKTKGSKRVKIHRDFAEVLEEELKRRGGSVVPAGESFGQWKGLNEVVKDKEIVWPPMVVIMNTLLEQDDNDKWLGMGNQELLDYFGSYDAVRARHSYGPRGHRGMSVLIFESSAIGYTEAERLSKHFEHEGTDRNAWDHHPKLFYPGGKRQLYGYMANKKDLEIFNQHSQGKTKLKFELVSYQEKVVDQLKQMNEDNQQLHYFKNRVGKEQMHTKALEESLGVISQKLRKNEEQTRIVRERTLRYHEQNREEMDYQEQFFKDQLKVIQDSRNAKEGQFDKMQQAVGPNEREEKSEELKEFEEEREKLVKMHEEKVTEMKKRHWKEELALEEGFNAELTQLMDKYTPKS; this is translated from the exons ATGAGCTCTAAAAAAGGAGGTGTTCAGTCTAAGAAAGGTAAAACCGTAGCTAGCGGTTCAGACTTTAACGTTGATCAGTTGAACCAAGCGGTTCATGATGTGAATCTGGATTCCAACCAGGATGGCGGTTGGGAGGTTATTTCTAAGAAAAACAAAAACAAACCTGGAAATAATGGTGCACCTAAACAGTATCAGGCCCCTAAAGCAAATGTGTGGGGTCAACCTGAAAGTCAAAGACCCGCTGGACGTGGAAACGGGCAAGTTAGGCCTCAAAACAATGCGTGGGGACCACAAACTGGTGGTAGAGGTGGTGGTAGTATAAACTATGCCGCCTCGAATGTGATTCAGCCCCCACTGCAAAGCGGTTGGAATTGGAATTCGAGGCCGGCTAATGCGTGGCAGTTGGGAAACGATGCAGGGCGTAGGGTTAATGTTCCTGCTCCTGTTCCTGTTACTCAACCTGTTGAAGAtgttgaagatgataatgatgatgacaatGAAGAACTTGATGAATCTGATGATGATGATCTCCATAGTGATGAGTATGAGTATGATTCTGATGAACCGAAAAGTCATGATGAGAAAAAGAAGAATAAGTGGTATTATGACTTTTTTGAGACTTTGGATACGTTGACTTTGGAGCAGATCAGTGAACCAACTAGGCAGTGGCACTGTCCTGCTTGTAAGAATGGGCCTGGTGCTATTGACTGGTATAAGAACCTACAATCGCTTGCGACACATGCTAAAACTAAAGGTTCCAAAAGGGTAAAGATTCATCGAGATTTTGCTGAAGttttggaagaagagttgaaaaGAAGGGGAGGTTCGGTTGTACCAGCTGGTGAATCGTTTGGTCAGTGGAAGGGATTGAATGAAGTTGTGAAAGATAAAGAAATTGTGTGGCCACCAATGGTTGTGATCATGAATACTCTGCTTGAACAGGATGACAACGATAAG TGGCTTGGAATGGGAAATCAGGAGCTTCTAGATTACTTTGGGTCGTATGATGCAGTGAGGGCCCGCCATTCTTATGGGCCAAGAGGTCACAGGGGTATGAGTGTGCTGATATTTGAGTCATCGGCCATAGGGTACACAGAAGCTGAACGGTTAAGCAAGCATTTTGAACATGAAGGTACTGATCGAAATGCGTGGGATCATCACCCTAAACTGTTCTATCCTGGAGGTAAACGTCAATTGTATGGTTACATGGCCAACAAAAAAGATTTGGAAATCTTtaatcagcattctcaag GGAAAACAAAGTTGAAGTTTGAGTTGGTTTCTTACCAAGAAAAGGTTGTTGATCAGTTGAAGCAAATGAATGAGGATAATCAACAGTTGCATTATTTTAAAAACAGAGTTGGAAAAGAACAAATGCACACAAAAGCACTTGAAGAGTCATTGGGTGTTATATCTCAGAAGCTTAGGAAAAATGAAGAACAGACTCGTATTGTAAGGGAGAGAACACTTCGGTATCATGAGCAAAACAGGGAAGAG ATGGATTACCAAGAACAGTTTTTCAAAGACCAGCTGAAGGTAATTCAAGATTCCCGGAATGCAAAAGAAGGCCAGTTTGATAAGATGCAGCAAGCGGTGGGTCCTAATGAGAG GGAGGAGAAATCTGAAGAACTGAAAGAATTTGAGGAAGAACGTGAGAAGCTGGTTAAAATGCATGAAGAGAAGGTGACTGAAATGAAGAAAAGGCATTGGAAGGAAGAACTTGCGTTGGAGGAGGGTTTTAATGCCGAGTTGACTCAGTTGATGGATAAGTACACCCCCAAATCATGA
- the LOC139871337 gene encoding uncharacterized protein, translating into MEPPVAAEVETKSMKTDETECSKSYECGLCDTEVVYKIAQELLPGLASACVDNTTGGIFTSAGSVAADMRKEMTDYLTQRSKTYVAEFLLSENASGLELSENPSDLILSLIDDFAASKRNMFSRVSELVLSDRREDRIEDFVQEMEINGFWLLARRECIASILLKNVDYKNVFHCNMEFSSEEETAKHRIECKFRPMDCTNEGCTTRYCAAQKEHHEAICPFMILPCEQKCSDFVLRREMDRHCVTICPMKLVNCAFYTVGCKSSIPQCNVRQHNKDDLSSHLLYVIRKAHKEANDDDLKRRVEKLRSLSNIEELARARDARALTYLIKNAEAKLGPLEAKSRPPTDESADSPRAKTEPVEKDGSDSPKKEEHTKSQPTNKSSSPTEKPSIRGDTKLPTEEVTLSPNLDESTNTKEGSADSPVKIEESKIKEESSIPPIKEQDVNSESTKKKQDLRNLQEDNKGLETIEKEQTGSPVK; encoded by the exons ATGGAACCTCCTGTAGCTGCAGAAGTAGAAACCAAATCTATGAAAACTGATGAAACGGAATGTTCTAAAAGTTACGAATGTGGACTTTGTGACACTGAAGTTGTTTACAAAATAGCCCAAGAACTCCTGCCCGGATTAGCGTCAGCGTGCGTTGACAACACGACAGGTGGCATTTTTACGAGTGCTGGTTCAGTAGCTGCTGATATGAGAAAAGAGATGACCGATTATTTAACACAAAGAAGCAAAACTTACGTGGCTGAGTTCTTACTATCAGAAAACGCCTCGGGATTAGAATTATCTGAAAACCCTTCTGATTTAATCCTTAGTCTCATTGATGATTTCGCTGCGTCTAAAAGAAATATGTTTAGTCGAGTTTCTGAATTGGTTTTAAGTGACAGAAGAGAAGATAGAATTGAAGATTTTGTACAAGAAATGGAAATTAATGGTTTTTGGTTATTAGCTCGAAGAGAATGTATTGCTTCAATATTGCTTAAAAATGTTGACTACAAAAATGTATTTCATTGTAATATGGAATTTAGCTCTGAGGAAGAAACGGCGAAACATAGAATTGAATGTAAGTTTAGACCTATGGATTGTACAAACGAGGGGTGTACAACTAGGTATTGTGCGGCTCAGAAAGAGCATCATGAAGCGATTTGTCCGTTTATGATACTCCCGTGTGAACAAAAATGCTCGGATTTTGTTTTGAGGCGTGAGATGGATAGGCATTGTGTGACTATTTGTCCAATGAAGCTTGTGAATTGTGCGTTTTATACTGTCGGATGCAAATCGAGTATACCTCAGTGCAATGTTCGACAACATAATAAGGATGATCTATCTTCTCACTTGCTTTATGTTATACGAAAAGCTCATAAGGAAGCTAATGATGATGATCTCAAACGTAGGGTCGAAAAACTCCGAAGT CTATCAAATATTGAAGAATTGGCAAGAGCACGGGATGCACGAGCGTTGACATATTTGATCAAGAATGCTGAAGCGAAACTTGGACCACTAGAAGCCAAATCCAGGCCACCCACTGACGAGTCTGCTGACTCACCACGCGCGAAAACCGAGCCAGTTGAAAAAGATGGCTCTGACTCACCCAAAAAGGAGGAGCACACAAAATCACAGCCGACTAATAAATCAAGCTCGCCAACTGAAAAACCTTCCATAAGAGGAGACACCAAATTACCCACCGAAGAAGTAACCCTGTCACCAAATCTTGACGAATCTACAAACACGAAAGAAGGATCTGCTGACTCGCCGGTTAAAATAGAGGAAAGCAAAATTAAAGAAGAGTCATCAATACCACCAATAAAAGAACAAGATGTAAATAGTGAATCAACAAAAAAGAAGCAAGATTTGAGAAATTTACAAGAAGACAATAAAGGATTAGAAACAATAGAAAAAGAGCAAACAGGATCACCAGTAAAATGA
- the LOC139871338 gene encoding uncharacterized protein, which produces MIAKARERRRRDIDNIKFIKNEAGQTLVKEDEIRKRWKEYFSSLFVGGRTEHHEDLQEADIEQFQINRDCEEINHEEVRLALRKMGRNKDVGPDQIPIEAWWCLGDDGIRWLTCLFNKMFRSSKMPME; this is translated from the coding sequence AtgatagccaaagctagggagcgaaggCGCAGGGATATtgataacatcaagtttatcaaaaATGAAGCTGGTCAAACTTTAGTAAAGGAGGACGAAATTAGGAAAAGATGGAAAGAGTATTTCTCATCTCTCTTCGTTGGAGGCAGAACCGAGCATCACGAAGATCTGCAAGAAGCTGATATAGAACAATTCCAGATCAACAGGGATTGTGAGGAGATCAATCATGAGGAAGTAAGATTGGCACTACGTAAGATGGGGAGAAATAAAGATGTTGGACCAGACCAGATCCCTATTGAGGCATGGTGGTGCCTTGGCGATGATGGTATTAGGTGGTTGACTTGCCTTTTCAACAAGATGTTTCGAAGCTCTAAGATGCCTATGGAATAG